The sequence below is a genomic window from Cryobacterium arcticum.
GCACGGTGTTGCGAGAGATGGCCTCGAGGGTCGGCTTGCCGACGAAGCGCAGCGCCGCCTCGGTCGCGACGACGTGCACGTCGTCCCCGAGCAGCACAAAAGCGCGCACGACGTTGACGGCCTTATAGGCAGCGATGCCGCCGGTTATCCCGACGACGATCCTGCGACCAGTCGACATCCTGCGCGCTTATGAAGGGCTGCGTCGAGTTACTCGACGATGGGCTTCGAGGTGAGCTTGTCCTCGTTGATTTCGCGCAGTGCCACGGACAGCGGCTTGTCGTCAACGGTGGAGTCGACGAGCGGTCCGACGTTGTCGAACAGGCTGCCTTCGTGCAGGTCCGCGTAGTAGTCGTTGATCTGGCGGGCGCGCTTGGACGCGAAGATCACCAGTGCGTACTTGGAATCGACCTTGGTCAGCAGGTCGTCGATGGGCGGGTCAATGATGCCAGTGGGCTTGTTGGGCACGCTGTCACACTCCTTCATGCAGTTCAAGCAAAATGTACGGGCTGCGCGGTGTCACGCGGGATGTTCCGTGGCCGGAAATCCCTGCGTTCGCCACGATGATGCGCCGAGTCGACGCGGGAAATTCACGTGCAGTGGGCGCTACGACGGCGTCGCTGACGTGCGAATCTTCATCAAGTCTACGACTTCTTCGGCTGCTTCGGCCACGTCGGTGTTCACGACACGGTAATCGAACTCGCCCTGAGCGGCCAATTCAAGCTTCGCGGTCTCGAGCCGGCGGCTCTGTTCGGCCGAATCCTCGGTGCCCCGGCCGATCAGACGGCGCACCAGCTCGTCCCAGCTGGGCGGCAGCAGGAAGACCAGTCGGGCCTCCGGCATGGCCCGGCGCACGGCACGGGCGCCCTGGATGTCGATCTCCAGCAAAACGCTGTTGCCGTCCTTGATCGCCGCTTCGACGGGGCCGCGGGGGGTTCCGTACCGGTAGGCGTTGTGCACGGTCGCGTACTCGAGCAGCTCGCCGGCGGCGATCATGCGGTCGAATTCGGCATCCGACACGAAGAAGTAGCTCACGCCCTCCACCTCGCCCGCGCGGGGCGCACGGGTGGTGGCCGAGACAGAGAGGTGCACCTCGGGGCGGTGTTCGCGGATGTACGCGGCGACGGTTCCCTTGCCGACGGCAGTGGGGCCGGCGAGGACGATGAGGTGGGAGTCCGGGGCGCCGCGGCGGTTGGTGGGCCGGGCGGCGAGGAAGTCGCGGAGCCGGTCGCGCTGGTGCTTGCCGAGGCCGCCCAGGCGCTTGGACGGCGAGATCTCCAGCCGCGTCATGATGCGCTGCATCTTGGTCACCCCGATGGCCGGGATGCTCACGAGCAGCTCGGTGACGCGCAGTCGGCCCTCGACCCCGTTGGGGTCCTTGACGGCGGCGGCGAGCACGTCGAGCGCGGTGCGCTCACCGGCTGCGACCTGGGCCTTCACGAAAGCTCGGGCTCGTCGGGCGGCAACGGCGGCGCGGGAGGCCGCGACGCGATCGACGTCGGGTGGGGTAGGGCGATTGTCAGCCACGGGTCGCTCCAGCTTCGGTTACTCGGCGTGTTATCTCGTCGGCAACATGGTGTGGACCTGCCGATAACACGCTGCGCGATTCACTCACGATAACGCCTTGAGCGTATCCGCCAAACAAACTCGCCACATCGGCGGAATTCGCCCCCTGATGGCCGAAGCCCGGAGCGAGCACCGGAGTGGTGACGGCGGTGGACGGGGCGTGGATGTCGATGCCGAAATCGGCCAGGGCGACGGTGGCGCCGAGCACCACACCGACGGAGCCCATTCCCGCGTGGCCGGTCGCGGCCGAGTTGATGTCCTGCACCTGGTCGAGCACCGAGGCGGCCACGGTGCGTCCGGCCTGCGCTCCCCCGGCGAGCACCGCCTGCTGCAGGGCGGCGGCCTCCGGGTTGGAGGTCGCCGCGAGCAGGAAAAGTCCCTTGTTCGCATCCGCGGCCAGGGCGATGGTGCTCGCGAGCGACCCCACACCCATGTACGGGTTGAGGGTGATCGCGTCGGCCTCGAGCGGTGAGCCAGGGCTGAGCCAGGCCTGCCCGTAGGCCTCGACGCTGGTGCCCAGATCGCCGCGTTTGACATCGGCGATGACCAGCAGCCCGGCGGCGCGTGCGTCGCCGAGCACTCGTTCGAGGGCGAGGTAGCCGGCGGAGCCGAACCGCTCGTAGAACGCCACCTGTGGCTTGACAATGCCCACCAGGCCGGCGGATGCCTCAACGACCAGCCGGCCGAAGCGCTCGGCTCCGGCGGCGGTGTCGGGCAGGCCCCACTCGGTGAGCAACCAGGAGTGCGGGTCGATCCCGACGCAGAGCCTGCCGAACCGGCCGAACGCCCCGTTCAGGCGTTCGCCGAAGGAACCGGCGGATACGACCGGTTCGGTCTGGCTCACGGCGTCGGCTGGGGTCACAGGGCAGCCATCCGTTTCGTGTGGTACTCCTGCAGGCTGGTGACTTCGAAGCCCGTGCGGATGGAATCGATCGAGGCGACAGCGGCACTCAGCTCGGCGATCGTGGTGAACAGCGGCAGGTCGCCGGCCACGGCGGCCGCCCGGATCTCGTAGCCGTCGGCGCGTGCGGTGCGACCGTTGGGTGTGTTGATCACGATCTGCACCTCCTCGCGCCGGATCAGGTCGACGACGGTGTCCACGGACTCATCGGCCTTTTCGCTGAACTTTGCCACCACTGTGGCCCCGATTCCGTTTCGCTGCAAAACTTCGGCGGTTCCCTCGGTGGCCATGATCGTGTAGCCGAGCTGCGACAGGCGCAGCATCGGCAGGATCACGGCGCGCTTGTCGCGGTCGGAGACCGAGACGAAGACGGTGCCGGTGAGCGGGATTCCGCCGTACGCGGCGAGCTGGCTCTTGGCGAAGGCCCGCGGGAAGTCGCGGTCGATGCCCATGACCTCGCCCGTCGAACGCATCTCCGGGCCGAGCACGGAGTCGACGATCAGGCCTTCGCGGGTGCGGAACCGGTTGAACGGGAGCACGGCTTCCTTGACGGCGACGGGTGAGTCCATCGGCACCCGGGAACCGTCGATCAACGGCAGCTGGCCGCTGGCCTTGAGCTCGGCGATCGTGGTGCCCACCATGATGAGCGACGCGGCCTTGGCCAGCGTGATGCCGAGCGCCTTGGCGACGAACGGCACGGTGCGGGAGGCACGCGGGTTGGCCTCGAGCACGTAGAGCACACCGGCGCCGATGGCGAACTGCACGTTGAGCAGGCCGCGCACCCCGATGCCCTGGGCGATGGCCAGGGTCGCGTCGCGGACCCGGTCGATCTCGGCGCGGCCGAGGGTGACGGGCGGCAGGGTGCAGCTGGAGTCACCGGAGTGCACGCCGGCCTCTTCGATGTGCTCCATCACGCCGCCGATGTAGAGCTCGTGACCGTCGTAGATGGCGTCCACATCGATCTCGATGGCGTCGTCGAGGAAGCGGTCCACCAGCAGCGGGTGCGACGGGCCGATGATGCCCTGGCCCTGCATGCGGGTGAAGTAGTCGGCCAGGCTGGCGCTGTCGTAGATGATCTCCATGCCGCGGCCGCCGAGCACGTAGCTGGGGCGCACGAGCACCGGGTAGCCGATCTCCTCGGCCACCACGACGGCACCCGAGTAGTCGGTGGCGGTGCCGTTGCGGGGAGCGAGCAGGCCCGCGTCGGCGAGGATGCCGCTGAACAGGCCGCGCTCCTCCGCCAGGTCGATCGCGGTCGGCGAGGTGCCCAGGATCGGGATGCCCTCGGCCTCGAGGCCCTTGGCCAGGCCCAGCGCGGTCTGGCCGCCGAGCTGCACGACGACGCCCACGAGCTCGCCGCTCTGGCTCTCGGCGTGGATGATCTCCAGCACGTCCTCCAGGGTGAGCGGCTCGAAGTAGAGCCTGTCGCTGGTGTCGTAGTCGGTCGAGACCGTCTCCGGGTTGCAGTTGATCATGATTGTCTCGTAGCCGGCCTCGGAGAGGGCGAAGGACGCGTGCACGCAGGAGTAGTCGAATTCGACGCCCTGGCCGATGCGGTTCGGTCCGGATCCGAGGATGACCACCTTGCGGCGGTCGCTCGGGATCACCTCGGTCTCCTGGTCGTAGCTCGAGTAGTGGTACGGGGTGAGGGCGGGGAATTCGCCCGCGCAGGTGTCCACGGTCTTGAAGACCGGGCGCACCCCGAGGATGTGCCGGACCTTGCGCACATCCGCTTCGCCGAAACCGCGGAGTTCGCCGATCTGAGCGTCGGAGAAACCGTGGTCCTTGGCGGTGCGCAGGATCTCGGTGTCGAGGGTGTCCGAGGAGGCGACGGCGTCGGCGATCTCGTTGATGAGCACGATCTGGTCGAGGAACCACGGGTCGATCTTGGTGGCTTCGAAGAGCTGCTCGATGGTGGCGCCCTTGCGGAGCGCCTGCTGCACGGTGACGATGCGCCCGTCGGTGGGCACCTCGGCGATCTCGAGGAGCTCCTCGACCGAGCGGTTCTCCACGCCCCAGTGGAACGAGGAGCCGCGCTTCTCGAGCGAGCGGAGCGCCTTCTGCAGGGCGGAGGCGTAGTTGCGGCCGATGGCCATGGCCTCGCCGACCGACTTCATGGTGGTGGTCAGGCGCGGGTCCGCCTTGGGGAACTTCTCGAACGCGAACCGGGGCACCTTGACGACGACGTAGTCGAGCGTGGGCTCGAAGCTGGCCGGGGTGACGCCGGTGATGTCGTTGGGGATCTCGTCGAGCCGGTAGCCGAGGGCCAGCTTCGCGGCGATCTTGGCGATCGGGAAGCCGGTGGCCTTGCTGGCCAGGGCGGACGAGCGGGAGACCCGCGGGTTCATCTCGATGACGATGATGCGGCCGTTGGCCGGGTCGATGGCGAACTGGATGTTGCAGCCACCGGTGTCGACGCCGACGGCGCGGATGATGTCGATGCCGATGTCGCGCAGCTTCTGGTACTCGCGGTCGGTGAGGGTGAGCGCGGGGGCGACGGTGATCGAGTCGCCGGTGTGCACGCCGACGGGGTCGACGTTCTCGATCGAGCAGACGACCACCGTGTTGTCG
It includes:
- the rpoZ gene encoding DNA-directed RNA polymerase subunit omega is translated as MPNKPTGIIDPPIDDLLTKVDSKYALVIFASKRARQINDYYADLHEGSLFDNVGPLVDSTVDDKPLSVALREINEDKLTSKPIVE
- the gmk gene encoding guanylate kinase, with amino-acid sequence MADNRPTPPDVDRVAASRAAVAARRARAFVKAQVAAGERTALDVLAAAVKDPNGVEGRLRVTELLVSIPAIGVTKMQRIMTRLEISPSKRLGGLGKHQRDRLRDFLAARPTNRRGAPDSHLIVLAGPTAVGKGTVAAYIREHRPEVHLSVSATTRAPRAGEVEGVSYFFVSDAEFDRMIAAGELLEYATVHNAYRYGTPRGPVEAAIKDGNSVLLEIDIQGARAVRRAMPEARLVFLLPPSWDELVRRLIGRGTEDSAEQSRRLETAKLELAAQGEFDYRVVNTDVAEAAEEVVDLMKIRTSATPS
- the pyrF gene encoding orotidine-5'-phosphate decarboxylase gives rise to the protein MTPADAVSQTEPVVSAGSFGERLNGAFGRFGRLCVGIDPHSWLLTEWGLPDTAAGAERFGRLVVEASAGLVGIVKPQVAFYERFGSAGYLALERVLGDARAAGLLVIADVKRGDLGTSVEAYGQAWLSPGSPLEADAITLNPYMGVGSLASTIALAADANKGLFLLAATSNPEAAALQQAVLAGGAQAGRTVAASVLDQVQDINSAATGHAGMGSVGVVLGATVALADFGIDIHAPSTAVTTPVLAPGFGHQGANSADVASLFGGYAQGVIVSESRSVLSAGPHHVADEITRRVTEAGATRG
- the carB gene encoding carbamoyl-phosphate synthase large subunit translates to MPKRDDINSVLVIGSGPIVIGQACEFDYSGTQACRVLREEGVRVILVNSNPATIMTDPDFADATYIEPITPEILETIIAKERPDAILPTLGGQTALNAAIALHERGILEKYNVELIGAKFEAIQKGEDRQIFKQLVLDAGADVAKSYIAHTVEEAVGFAEDLGYPLVVRPSFTMGGLGSGFAYTEEELRRIVGDGLHQSPTTEVLLEESILGWKEYELEMMRDTADNTVVVCSIENVDPVGVHTGDSITVAPALTLTDREYQKLRDIGIDIIRAVGVDTGGCNIQFAIDPANGRIIVIEMNPRVSRSSALASKATGFPIAKIAAKLALGYRLDEIPNDITGVTPASFEPTLDYVVVKVPRFAFEKFPKADPRLTTTMKSVGEAMAIGRNYASALQKALRSLEKRGSSFHWGVENRSVEELLEIAEVPTDGRIVTVQQALRKGATIEQLFEATKIDPWFLDQIVLINEIADAVASSDTLDTEILRTAKDHGFSDAQIGELRGFGEADVRKVRHILGVRPVFKTVDTCAGEFPALTPYHYSSYDQETEVIPSDRRKVVILGSGPNRIGQGVEFDYSCVHASFALSEAGYETIMINCNPETVSTDYDTSDRLYFEPLTLEDVLEIIHAESQSGELVGVVVQLGGQTALGLAKGLEAEGIPILGTSPTAIDLAEERGLFSGILADAGLLAPRNGTATDYSGAVVVAEEIGYPVLVRPSYVLGGRGMEIIYDSASLADYFTRMQGQGIIGPSHPLLVDRFLDDAIEIDVDAIYDGHELYIGGVMEHIEEAGVHSGDSSCTLPPVTLGRAEIDRVRDATLAIAQGIGVRGLLNVQFAIGAGVLYVLEANPRASRTVPFVAKALGITLAKAASLIMVGTTIAELKASGQLPLIDGSRVPMDSPVAVKEAVLPFNRFRTREGLIVDSVLGPEMRSTGEVMGIDRDFPRAFAKSQLAAYGGIPLTGTVFVSVSDRDKRAVILPMLRLSQLGYTIMATEGTAEVLQRNGIGATVVAKFSEKADESVDTVVDLIRREEVQIVINTPNGRTARADGYEIRAAAVAGDLPLFTTIAELSAAVASIDSIRTGFEVTSLQEYHTKRMAAL